The following are from one region of the Petrotoga mobilis SJ95 genome:
- a CDS encoding 4Fe-4S dicluster domain-containing protein codes for MKVLMLDQAKCTGCRACEYACSFEHTGKFNPLDSRIKVNEFWEDLTFVPSVCLQCERAYCEEVCPTSALTKNPETGVVELNKEKCIGCKQCIVACPWGSIKLDHTGKEVIKCDNCGGDPACIKVCYPGALSYEEVEDITNVKVRETATRLKEIAKDLVKGGA; via the coding sequence ATGAAAGTATTGATGTTGGATCAGGCAAAATGCACGGGATGTAGGGCATGTGAGTATGCTTGTTCTTTTGAGCATACGGGAAAGTTTAATCCCCTTGACTCTCGAATCAAAGTGAACGAGTTTTGGGAAGATTTAACCTTCGTCCCAAGTGTTTGTCTGCAGTGTGAGAGAGCATATTGTGAAGAAGTATGCCCTACTTCCGCTCTGACTAAGAACCCTGAAACAGGGGTGGTAGAACTTAACAAGGAAAAATGTATCGGATGTAAACAGTGCATCGTAGCATGCCCGTGGGGTTCCATAAAATTGGATCACACAGGGAAAGAGGTAATAAAATGTGATAACTGTGGTGGGGATCCAGCGTGTATTAAAGTGTGCTATCCAGGAGCTTTGTCTTACGAAGAAGTAGAAGATATCACAAATGTGAAAGTAAGGGAAACTGCCACCCGCCTTAAAGAAATCGCAAAAGATTTAGTAAAGGGGGGAGCTTAA
- a CDS encoding aldehyde ferredoxin oxidoreductase family protein encodes MIKGGFKGKLLRVNLTTKEVKSEPLNEEWAQKYLGGRGYGTRLLLEEIDPKVDPLSEENKVIFATGPLDGTLAPSSGRTMVITKGPLNGAIACSNAGGHFGPALKHTGYDMIVVEGKSAEPVYIWINKGKVEFRSAKEIWGKLADESDELIREQTHPLAETMTIGPAGEKLSPISSVMFNGHRASGRTGVGAAVGSKNLKGIAVRGNEDTPVADPEAFMKAVYKARDILSKDAFAGQGAAMLGTAMLVNVINGVGGFPTRNAQDAYFPEANKISGETLREKNLIRNEGCAECPIACGRVTVVKSGPYKGTIGGGPEYESVWSFGAMCGVSDLDAVISANHLCDKYGIDTIAMGSTVACAMELYEKGYMPKEDAPFELRFGSAEAMLKAVELACKQEGNFGKLLAQGSYRLAEHYGHPELSMSAKKQEFPAYDPRAIKGMGLEYATSNRGACHVRGYGTAVEVLGDADQYAYEGKAAIIKTLQDLTGALDSSGICLFTTFGLSANELAEMVSTATGFSIDAQEFMKIGERIWNIEKLFNLKAGFTRQDDTLPPRILNEPIKTGPSKGQVEDLEKMLDEYYQLRGWDKDSVPTEEKLKELEVQISK; translated from the coding sequence ATGATAAAAGGTGGATTCAAAGGTAAATTATTGAGAGTTAACTTAACAACCAAAGAAGTAAAAAGTGAACCATTGAATGAAGAGTGGGCTCAGAAATATTTAGGGGGCAGAGGGTATGGGACTCGTTTGTTGTTGGAAGAAATCGATCCGAAAGTAGATCCTCTCTCTGAAGAAAACAAGGTCATTTTTGCCACTGGTCCTTTAGATGGAACATTAGCTCCTTCTTCTGGAAGAACTATGGTAATCACAAAAGGTCCTTTGAATGGAGCTATTGCGTGCTCTAATGCAGGTGGACATTTTGGCCCCGCTTTGAAACACACAGGATACGATATGATCGTTGTTGAAGGAAAATCAGCCGAACCCGTATATATATGGATTAACAAAGGTAAAGTAGAATTCAGATCCGCAAAGGAAATATGGGGGAAATTGGCTGACGAAAGTGACGAATTGATAAGAGAGCAAACACATCCCTTGGCTGAAACCATGACGATTGGACCGGCTGGCGAGAAATTATCTCCTATCTCTAGCGTAATGTTCAATGGTCATAGGGCTTCTGGAAGAACCGGTGTTGGCGCCGCAGTTGGAAGCAAGAACCTAAAAGGGATAGCCGTTAGAGGGAATGAAGATACTCCAGTGGCTGATCCTGAAGCTTTTATGAAAGCAGTTTATAAGGCTAGAGATATTTTAAGCAAAGATGCCTTTGCAGGTCAAGGGGCTGCTATGTTAGGTACCGCAATGTTGGTGAATGTTATCAATGGTGTTGGTGGGTTCCCCACTCGTAATGCCCAAGATGCTTATTTCCCAGAGGCAAATAAAATTAGTGGAGAAACTCTAAGGGAGAAAAATTTAATTAGAAATGAAGGATGTGCTGAGTGTCCAATAGCTTGTGGTAGGGTAACGGTAGTAAAAAGTGGACCGTATAAAGGAACTATTGGAGGAGGTCCAGAATACGAATCAGTTTGGTCGTTTGGTGCAATGTGTGGTGTTTCAGACCTTGATGCAGTGATAAGTGCAAATCATCTTTGTGATAAATATGGAATCGATACTATCGCTATGGGTTCAACGGTCGCCTGTGCCATGGAATTGTACGAAAAAGGATATATGCCCAAGGAAGATGCCCCTTTTGAACTTAGATTTGGTTCAGCAGAAGCTATGTTAAAAGCCGTGGAATTGGCGTGCAAGCAAGAAGGAAATTTTGGGAAATTATTAGCTCAAGGTTCCTATCGCTTAGCAGAGCATTATGGTCATCCGGAACTTTCTATGTCGGCAAAGAAACAGGAGTTCCCAGCTTACGATCCAAGGGCTATCAAAGGTATGGGTTTAGAATATGCAACTAGCAATCGTGGTGCTTGCCACGTCAGAGGATATGGAACAGCCGTAGAGGTATTGGGAGATGCTGATCAGTACGCTTATGAAGGCAAAGCGGCTATAATTAAAACCTTACAAGATTTAACCGGTGCACTTGATTCTTCTGGAATATGTTTGTTCACGACTTTTGGTCTCAGTGCTAATGAGTTAGCCGAGATGGTGTCAACTGCAACAGGTTTTTCAATAGATGCCCAAGAGTTCATGAAAATTGGAGAAAGAATTTGGAATATTGAAAAGCTTTTCAATCTTAAAGCTGGTTTTACAAGACAGGATGATACCTTACCTCCAAGAATATTAAATGAACCAATCAAAACGGGTCCTTCGAAAGGACAGGTAGAAGATCTTGAAAAGATGCTGGATGAATACTATCAGTTAAGAGGATGGGATAAAGACAGTGTTCCCACAGAAGAAAAACTTAAAGAATTGGAGGTCCAGATTTCAAAATGA
- a CDS encoding MoaD family protein — translation MKIKFFSLIKLDLKKDEVDYQLSGSKSVKEIIKLLDQEFDNYFSRKLLENGELKSGTIVLLNGRNIRHLQGLDTLVENKDEITIFPPSGGG, via the coding sequence TTGAAAATTAAATTCTTTTCCCTAATAAAGCTTGACTTGAAAAAGGATGAAGTCGATTACCAATTATCAGGATCGAAATCTGTTAAAGAAATAATAAAATTATTGGATCAAGAGTTTGATAATTACTTTAGTAGAAAACTACTAGAAAACGGGGAACTTAAAAGCGGTACAATAGTATTATTAAATGGAAGAAATATTCGCCATTTACAAGGATTGGATACGTTGGTAGAAAATAAAGATGAAATAACAATTTTTCCCCCTTCTGGAGGAGGATGA
- a CDS encoding LVIVD repeat-containing protein — protein MRKIIKNYTILGFLIVLILIMTSVVIFYIQIAKERSVQVSSTQVEEVTNPIVQEKIPISTVNAKYGVIIGGYEGFYVFDVEKKEIIASVTTGSYVNDAQIYEDYLYLVDREGLKIYDFSDPQKVTLLNSYSTFGDSLSVATNGELLFVADGENGLISFDLKDKVYIRLKEHIRLRGMVTQVEMFEKYLFVIGPGLGMKIYEVKEDRTVEEINHYDQLVSPRMISLSKDFFVVNDDLMGIQIFETKDLTTTKKHDVKPLYIWDEDAFSIHLADDLLYFSTNNGVYKRSLESLETQEIITGQFSRPNILINDGYIYLTNNEDGLYIYELDTKELLKYINTVDSIDDFVALESGVLIDEGGKIVYIDKQKEKLWEKRYIGDLIKGEKGFYELNENVVNFYDATNTITKSFPENIVGIKETQEDVFVIAQENIYSFFYGTKVFVGMAQDIEIIDNFAYIAEEDKITEFNFLTGKSSFKFYSKDHIEQIHSISDGFILLTEKGVFRTDVNFNIIDYFSFDYSPDIIALNDKYIFYSIGSQLTIVDLSSFDLNRIINLDLPILSMDCKNGYLYISYSSKGITRYNITDKLQLVDEEVVVNIFTAKNMIF, from the coding sequence GCTTTTTAATTGTTTTAATTTTGATAATGACTTCGGTTGTAATATTTTACATCCAAATTGCAAAAGAAAGGTCTGTTCAGGTGAGTAGTACTCAAGTAGAAGAGGTTACTAATCCGATTGTTCAAGAAAAAATTCCTATCTCAACAGTAAATGCCAAATACGGAGTAATAATAGGAGGTTACGAAGGATTTTATGTTTTCGATGTTGAAAAGAAAGAAATAATTGCTTCAGTAACAACCGGTAGTTATGTTAACGATGCTCAAATTTATGAAGATTATCTTTATCTTGTTGACAGAGAGGGATTGAAAATTTATGATTTTTCAGATCCCCAAAAAGTAACTTTATTAAACTCTTACTCCACATTTGGTGATTCTTTATCCGTTGCAACGAATGGAGAATTATTATTTGTTGCGGATGGTGAAAATGGCTTGATAAGCTTCGATTTGAAAGATAAGGTGTATATAAGATTGAAAGAACATATTCGTTTACGGGGCATGGTAACCCAAGTTGAAATGTTTGAAAAGTATTTATTTGTGATTGGTCCAGGTTTAGGGATGAAGATTTATGAAGTCAAAGAAGATCGAACAGTTGAAGAAATTAATCATTATGATCAGTTGGTTTCACCTAGAATGATTAGTTTGAGTAAGGATTTTTTTGTAGTGAACGACGATTTAATGGGTATACAAATATTTGAAACAAAAGATTTGACCACGACAAAAAAACATGATGTGAAACCATTGTATATATGGGATGAAGATGCTTTTTCTATACATTTAGCAGATGATTTGCTTTATTTTTCTACGAATAACGGTGTATATAAAAGAAGTTTGGAATCATTAGAAACTCAAGAAATTATTACTGGACAATTTTCTAGACCAAATATTTTGATAAATGACGGGTATATATACTTAACGAATAACGAAGATGGGCTGTATATTTATGAATTAGATACTAAAGAATTACTTAAGTATATTAATACAGTTGACTCAATTGATGATTTCGTTGCGTTGGAATCAGGGGTGTTAATTGATGAGGGTGGAAAGATAGTTTATATAGATAAACAAAAAGAAAAGTTATGGGAGAAAAGATATATTGGGGATTTGATAAAAGGCGAGAAGGGCTTTTACGAACTCAATGAAAATGTAGTTAATTTCTATGATGCTACGAATACAATTACCAAAAGTTTTCCTGAAAACATTGTAGGTATAAAAGAAACCCAAGAAGATGTATTCGTTATTGCCCAAGAGAATATATATTCTTTCTTTTATGGAACAAAGGTGTTTGTAGGAATGGCTCAAGATATAGAAATTATTGATAACTTTGCGTATATAGCTGAGGAAGATAAGATAACAGAGTTTAACTTTTTAACGGGAAAGAGTAGTTTTAAATTTTATTCCAAAGATCATATTGAACAAATTCATTCAATTTCTGATGGATTTATCCTTTTAACAGAAAAAGGGGTATTTAGGACAGACGTAAATTTTAACATTATCGATTATTTTAGCTTTGATTATTCGCCCGATATAATTGCTCTGAATGATAAATATATATTTTATTCTATAGGCTCTCAATTGACGATCGTTGATCTGTCAAGTTTTGATTTAAATCGAATAATAAATTTAGATCTTCCAATTTTAAGTATGGATTGTAAAAATGGATATCTTTACATTTCTTACTCTTCAAAAGGAATAACGAGATATAATATTACAGATAAACTTCAACTAGTAGATGAAGAAGTTGTTGTAAATATTTTCACCGCTAAGAATATGATTTTTTGA
- the fdhF gene encoding formate dehydrogenase subunit alpha: MVVTINHNDYEAEPGQTILQVAKQNGIYIPTICHSPHLSDVGSCRMCLVELENNRKLVASCVTPVTDGMKVLTDSERVIEARKTVVDLLVSDHPMDCMTCEANGNCVLQDLAYEYGIKESTFGTKKLPRFEIKAQNEFIQLDPDKCILCGKCVRTCKEIQMCNALDFVNRGFETKVSPPFDEDLGGKDSPCVFCGQCVEMCPTGALTYIPSKGKGRYYEFKKTITTCPYCGVGCQLELRTKNNKIIQVGSVYNENSPNPHGESCVKGRFGYDFVNHPDRLTDPLIKRNGHFEKVSWEEALDYVAEKLLNIRGKYGSDSIGGLSSAKCTNEENYIMQKFMRAVIGTNSVDHCARLCHASTVVGLGMAFGSGAMTNSISEIEGSDVIFVIGSNPTENHPVIGSKIKKAKKNGTHLIVADPRKIELSEIADISLHHKPGTDVALINGIMNVIVNEGLLDKKFIEERTEGFESYIKVIEGYTPSKVSQITGVPADKIIEAAKMFGLAEKAAIYFAMGITQHKYGTNNVLSLTNLALLTGNVGFESTGVNPLRGQNNVQGACDVGALSDVYPGYQKVSDPKIREKFENYWGVKLTDREGLTLTEMFEEAGKKIKALYIMGENPFLSDPDQDHVKKALESLDFLIVQDIFLTESAQFADVVLPAASFAEKEGTFTNTERRIQRVRKAVNSPGRAKADWEILTKLANKMGYEMKYNSPSEIMDEIAQVSKLYGGISYERLEKGGLQWPCPDVNHPGTKYLHKDGFSRGKGKFFPVEFAPPEKEADEKYNFTLMTGRMLYHFHTGTMTRRSYPIDKHEPDSYVEINIEDAKKLGIKDKDRVRITSPQGTVETYAKVGQRVQPGQLFMPFHYAESPANKLTNRVYDLKAKIPELKITPVKLEKVEKRVSRREVLIDERFTSIRRQE; this comes from the coding sequence TTGGTAGTTACTATAAATCATAATGATTACGAAGCTGAACCAGGCCAAACTATACTCCAGGTTGCAAAACAAAACGGTATCTATATTCCTACCATATGTCATAGTCCACATTTATCCGATGTAGGTTCTTGTAGAATGTGTTTGGTAGAATTGGAAAATAATCGTAAATTAGTTGCCTCTTGTGTTACACCAGTAACTGATGGGATGAAGGTTTTAACGGATAGTGAACGGGTTATCGAGGCTAGAAAGACGGTTGTAGATTTACTAGTTTCTGATCATCCAATGGATTGTATGACATGTGAAGCTAATGGAAACTGTGTCCTTCAGGATTTAGCTTACGAATATGGAATTAAAGAATCCACCTTCGGAACAAAGAAACTCCCACGTTTTGAGATAAAAGCTCAGAATGAATTTATACAGCTTGATCCAGACAAATGCATACTTTGTGGCAAATGTGTACGAACATGTAAAGAGATTCAAATGTGTAACGCATTGGATTTTGTCAATAGAGGTTTTGAAACTAAAGTTAGCCCTCCATTTGATGAAGATCTGGGAGGGAAAGATTCTCCATGCGTCTTTTGTGGGCAATGCGTTGAAATGTGCCCAACGGGGGCTCTTACTTATATTCCTTCCAAAGGAAAAGGGCGTTATTACGAATTTAAAAAAACTATAACAACCTGTCCTTACTGTGGGGTTGGTTGTCAATTGGAATTAAGAACCAAAAACAATAAAATAATTCAAGTTGGTTCGGTTTACAACGAAAACTCTCCAAACCCCCATGGAGAAAGCTGTGTGAAAGGCCGTTTTGGTTATGATTTTGTCAATCACCCTGATAGATTGACTGACCCTTTGATAAAGAGAAATGGACATTTTGAAAAAGTTAGTTGGGAAGAAGCATTAGATTATGTTGCAGAAAAACTATTGAATATAAGAGGAAAGTATGGAAGTGATTCAATAGGTGGGTTGAGCTCAGCAAAATGTACAAATGAAGAAAACTATATTATGCAGAAATTTATGAGGGCAGTAATTGGTACAAATTCTGTAGATCACTGTGCCAGACTTTGTCATGCCTCCACTGTTGTTGGATTAGGGATGGCATTTGGTTCGGGAGCCATGACCAACTCTATATCAGAAATAGAGGGAAGTGATGTAATATTTGTTATAGGTTCAAATCCAACGGAGAATCATCCGGTAATTGGAAGCAAGATAAAAAAGGCGAAGAAAAACGGGACCCATTTAATAGTAGCAGATCCTCGGAAGATAGAACTTTCTGAAATTGCTGACATTTCATTACATCACAAGCCTGGAACAGATGTGGCTTTAATAAATGGAATAATGAATGTTATCGTCAACGAAGGGTTACTTGATAAAAAATTCATTGAAGAAAGAACGGAAGGATTTGAAAGTTATATAAAAGTAATAGAAGGTTATACACCATCTAAAGTATCCCAGATTACAGGTGTGCCAGCAGATAAGATAATCGAAGCTGCAAAAATGTTTGGTTTAGCCGAAAAAGCAGCAATATATTTTGCAATGGGAATAACTCAACATAAATACGGAACTAACAACGTACTTTCTCTTACGAATCTTGCACTCTTAACTGGGAACGTTGGTTTTGAAAGCACAGGAGTTAATCCATTAAGGGGACAAAACAACGTGCAAGGTGCTTGTGATGTTGGGGCTTTATCTGATGTTTATCCTGGTTATCAAAAAGTCAGTGATCCCAAAATTAGAGAAAAGTTTGAGAATTATTGGGGTGTAAAATTAACTGATAGAGAAGGATTGACATTAACAGAAATGTTTGAAGAAGCAGGTAAAAAGATAAAAGCTCTCTACATAATGGGTGAGAATCCTTTTTTGTCTGATCCAGATCAAGACCATGTTAAAAAAGCTCTAGAAAGTTTGGATTTTTTAATAGTGCAGGATATATTCTTGACTGAAAGTGCACAATTTGCAGATGTAGTTTTGCCAGCGGCGTCGTTTGCTGAAAAAGAGGGTACGTTTACAAATACCGAACGACGCATACAAAGGGTGAGAAAAGCGGTCAACTCTCCTGGAAGGGCTAAAGCAGATTGGGAGATATTAACTAAATTGGCTAATAAAATGGGTTATGAAATGAAATATAATTCTCCTTCTGAAATTATGGATGAGATCGCACAAGTATCAAAATTATACGGCGGAATAAGTTATGAAAGATTGGAAAAAGGTGGTTTGCAATGGCCTTGCCCTGATGTTAATCATCCAGGTACAAAATATTTGCATAAGGATGGTTTTTCTCGTGGGAAAGGCAAGTTTTTTCCAGTTGAGTTTGCTCCTCCAGAAAAAGAAGCCGATGAAAAGTACAATTTTACCTTAATGACAGGAAGGATGTTATACCATTTCCATACAGGTACTATGACCAGGCGATCCTATCCTATTGACAAGCATGAACCAGACTCTTATGTCGAAATAAACATAGAAGATGCAAAAAAATTGGGGATCAAAGATAAAGATAGAGTTAGGATAACTTCGCCTCAAGGAACGGTTGAAACCTATGCAAAGGTTGGACAAAGAGTTCAACCTGGCCAACTTTTCATGCCTTTTCACTATGCGGAAAGTCCAGCCAATAAACTTACCAATCGTGTTTATGATTTAAAAGCAAAGATACCCGAATTAAAAATAACCCCAGTTAAGTTAGAAAAAGTTGAAAAAAGAGTTTCAAGAAGAGAGGTTTTAATTGATGAACGCTTTACTTCTATCAGGAGGCAAGAGTAG
- a CDS encoding molybdenum cofactor guanylyltransferase, with the protein MNALLLSGGKSSRFGTNKAMETINGRPLIEQIVKGLKNAFEKVYIIGNVKEYVFLQDVFFCEDIIPNKGPLGGLLTGLTCSDSEYNFLTACDMPFLTSEFFEFVNLQKKDYDVLVPEYNSYLEPLAAVYSKKCLPFINASLINDQLKLKSFFPKVKVRIIKETIIREIGEPEKLFFNINYKEDIEKLEMNLERSEKI; encoded by the coding sequence ATGAACGCTTTACTTCTATCAGGAGGCAAGAGTAGCAGATTTGGGACTAATAAAGCAATGGAAACAATCAACGGAAGACCTTTGATAGAACAGATTGTTAAAGGTCTAAAAAATGCATTTGAAAAAGTATACATAATAGGCAACGTAAAAGAGTATGTTTTTTTGCAAGATGTATTTTTTTGTGAGGATATAATACCAAATAAAGGCCCATTAGGCGGGTTGCTTACGGGTTTAACCTGTTCTGATAGCGAATACAACTTTTTGACAGCCTGTGATATGCCTTTTTTGACAAGTGAATTTTTTGAATTTGTAAACTTACAGAAGAAAGATTATGACGTTCTTGTGCCCGAGTACAACTCTTACCTTGAGCCACTTGCCGCTGTTTATAGCAAAAAATGTTTGCCTTTTATCAATGCTTCACTAATAAATGATCAATTAAAGTTGAAGAGTTTTTTCCCCAAAGTAAAGGTTAGAATAATAAAAGAAACCATTATAAGAGAAATTGGAGAGCCTGAAAAATTGTTTTTCAATATAAATTATAAGGAAGATATTGAAAAATTGGAAATGAATCTGGAAAGGAGTGAAAAGATTTGA
- a CDS encoding HesA/MoeB/ThiF family protein: MDYLERQKGLFSKEESLKLKQAVVYIGGAGGLGTHQALELQRVGVKKIYLVDYDKVEPSNLNRQVLYGVDSIGEYKVDQAKKILESFNLPTKIETKVEKISKESKIPKDVNVILDALDNFETRYILEQLAWESNVPYIHAGVNQWYGQLTTIIPGKTSSLKDIFGEIDTTQEKVSVISPVVSIMASLQVIETIKVIIGRKDTLDNKLLLIDLKDYSLEIINLQ; encoded by the coding sequence ATGGATTACTTGGAAAGACAAAAAGGGTTGTTCTCAAAAGAGGAGTCTTTAAAGTTAAAACAAGCTGTTGTTTATATTGGTGGTGCTGGAGGTCTTGGAACTCATCAGGCTTTGGAGTTACAAAGGGTTGGTGTAAAAAAAATATATTTGGTGGATTATGATAAGGTTGAACCTTCTAACCTAAACCGTCAAGTTTTATATGGCGTGGATAGCATTGGTGAATACAAAGTTGATCAAGCTAAAAAAATTCTTGAATCTTTTAACTTGCCTACGAAAATAGAAACAAAGGTAGAAAAAATTTCAAAAGAGAGTAAAATACCCAAAGATGTGAACGTCATATTAGACGCTCTTGATAATTTCGAAACGAGATATATTCTTGAACAACTTGCTTGGGAATCCAACGTACCTTATATTCATGCAGGCGTTAATCAATGGTATGGTCAATTGACAACCATAATCCCAGGTAAAACTTCGTCTTTAAAAGATATATTCGGAGAAATTGATACAACACAAGAAAAGGTCTCTGTTATCTCACCTGTAGTATCGATTATGGCATCCCTTCAAGTAATAGAAACAATTAAAGTAATAATTGGAAGAAAAGATACCCTCGACAACAAGTTACTACTCATAGATTTAAAAGATTATTCCCTTGAAATAATTAACCTTCAATGA